atggAGCGTGTGAAAACCTTTAAATGACGTTGAGAATACTTTTCTAAGGCTGATCCTTCAATTTCAGTCATTGGCGTTTACCTATCTAATGAGCTATCAATCATTTATTGGGGTCTATAATTTTCTTCTCCACATAATTTCCATCTAGTATACAAGCTAGTCTTGAGACACTGATCTAGTCCACAAATTTCAGATATTTAggataacaaaaataataattatctcTCAATCCGAAAAGAGTTGAATTTGGAGATAATTAGGATATGAGGGAGTAATCATGGAAAAGTCTAACTTGGAGTAATTGAAGAATTAATGTCACATTATGCATACAAACAAGCAAAATTAATGGTACGCTAATTTGTGTCCAGCcaaattgtcacgccccgagctacccccgagacgcggacacgggacctagcaccacaagtgatcccaagctaaccctgctggcatgatcatgagcatactaaagataataaactgatgcggaagctaattcctaaataaatttgaagagatggggaatacccatatactataactgaatatatcaaatctgagagtttaatacaaaagaaacatcaaactcaaaacactaagctgaatctaactatgtctgaaataagcctctaaactgactagaaatattgggacatgccccaactaggtctagcaaaactgaaactaaaaactAANNNNNNNNNNNNNNNNNNNNNNNNNNNNNNNNNNNNNNNNNNNNNNNNNtcaactcttgatcaaaatttcacaattttagcaacttaggacctcaaatcttcattttaactccaaattcgactccgtaaactctcatagacccgtttcgacattctaaaactgctggaatcaacggaaatccgattcgagtctcgaaactccaaatgactcgaaatagcacttttaaccaaactttaactcttaaaaactcaacttttcatcaattttccttcaacccaacttcgaaaatacaataattaggactcggggcaactatcgggaggggtaaaacggtcattttatgaaaatttccaaaaatgacctttagggtcattacagttACTTGGGCTGTTACTTGGGAGTTTCTTGGGTAAGCTCTAATCCCTTTAGCAAGTTGTATTATTTGGACGGACAGAATTAGCATTTCGTTAGTATTATGTCTGTTGGTTTGTCATAACAATTATCATCTCTTCATTTCCACAACTCTTTTACACCATCAGGTTAAAGGTGACATACAACAGCAGGTAACTATCTATAATAATCCCTAATTTTATGGTTTACTTGGAACCAGACAAAATTATGCCTTAAGAGCATGTAGGAACATTCTAAGTTACTTTTCTTATTCCTGATAATCTTTTTGTTTCCTTAGTACAACTTCTCAAACATGTAGGGTCTTTCACACTGAAAATTATGAACGGAATGAAATTTATGATCGGCCTTCCgttcataattttatttctgGGGTACAAATTCAAGAGGAGGCATTTGTCCATGTATGATGCGATTGAAGGCTTTTTGCAAACACAAAACAATTTCATGCCAATCAGATATAACTATTCCCACATAAAGAGAATGACTAGAGGATTCAAAGAGAAATTAGGTGAGGGAGGTTATGGTAGTGTATACAAAGGAAAACTTCGAAGTGGAGGAGATGTAGCAGTGAAGATGTTGAGCAAGCCTAAGGATGGTGGGCAAGATTTCATGAATGAAGTAGCTACCATTGGAAGGATTCATCATGTCAATGTGGTTGGACTCGTGGGGTACTGTGTTGAGGGAACAAAGCATGCTCTTGTATACGACTTCATGCCCAACGGATCACTCGATAAGTACATCAGCACCAGTCAAGAAGAGAGTCCTCAGTTAAGTTGGCAGAGGAAGTATGACACTATTCTTGGAGTGGCTCGAGGAATTGGGTATTTGCATCGAGGCTGTGATGTACGGATTTTGCATTTTGACATCAAGCCACACAACATTCTTTTGGATGAGAATTTCATTCCAAAGATTTCTGACTTTGGGCTTGCAAAGTTATATCCAACACATAATAGCATTGTGACTCTCACAGCTGCTCGCGGAACGATTGGATATGTAGCTCCAGAGTTGATCAGCAGAAGCATTGGAGCAATCTCTTACAAAGTTGATGTTTACAGCTTTGGAATGCTGCTAATGGAAATGCTGGACTTGAAGAGACATGAAGTTGCAAGTGAAGAGAATTCCAGCCAATATTTCCCATATTATATTTACGATAAGTTCAACAAGGGGAAGGAGATTGTGGTGGATGAAGAAGCGAATGATGATGAAAAGAAGATGGCTAGAAAGCTGAGTTTAGTTTCACTATGGTGCATACAAACAAATCCGATACAACACCCTTCGATGAGTAAAGTAGTAGAAATGCTTGAAGGTGAAGTTGAAGTGCTAGAAGTACCTCCTCAGCCTATTCAATCTCAACCCATTGTTCATCAGATGATGGGAAGTTCTATGACATTTTCTTCTGATTCAATGGCGTTGTTAGAAAATTCTGCTGATAATCCCGTCGAAGTAGTCTAGGGTTGATTTTTTGACTTGATTTTTGAGCTGAACTTTTATGTGCCAATATGGGTCTCTATGGACTCATGTATTTACCTAGATTAGGTATTTGACCAAATGAGGACCGTTTAGAGGAATTAAGGAAAGGCAATGccataatttgatttttttcccgACCCCAATTAAGCCAAGTTGAGATGCAACATGAGCTTATTTTATAATGTGTTACGCTCATCACATGGAATAGGATTCTATCATGATGATAACCACATCAATCCACATATAATAACATCCCATCGGGGTCATATATAATCACAACACTTTGCCTGAAACACATCTCATCATGCCATAATCATGTAAACCATCACAAAGTaattaaaatgacatatatttttcaaagtctTGTCCTTCCATTTGATTCGTTGGCGTTCACTTTTCTAATGAGCTATTAAATCATCTATTGGGCTCTACAATTTTCTTCTGTCCATAATTTCCAACTAGCAAACAAGGTAGAATTGAGAGACTTATCTAGTCCACAAATTCCACATATTGGAAATTATGGGGAGAAGAAAATTGAAGACCCCCAAAGATGATTGATAGCTCTATAGATAGGTAAACGCAACTAAACACACATTTTCCATTGGCTTGGGTCCCAAGCCAATGTAGAACTTGTGTTTGGTCCTTGATGAGAAAGTAAGACTTTGACGTTTACCTATTTATTAATGATGTATGTAGATGGAAATGCATTGTTTCCGTGTTTAACACTGCTTTATTATGTGAGTGTGATACCACAGAGGATACTTTTCTTAGGAGCGTGCAAAAACTTTAAAAGACATTGAGAATACTTTTCAAAGGCTTATCCTTCAATTTCAGTCATTGGCGTTTACCTATCTAATGAGCTATCAATCATTTATTGGGGTCTATAATTTTCTTCTCCACATAGTTTCCATCTAGTACACAAGCTAGTCTTGAGACACTGATCTAGTCCACAAATTTCAGATATTTAGGATAACAAAAATAGTAATTATCTCTCAATCGGaaaaaagttgaatttggagATAATAAGGATATGAGGGAGTAATCATGGAAAAGTCTAACTAGGAAGTAATTGAAGAAATAATGCTACAATATATACATGCAAACAAGCAAAATTTTACCCTCTAATGCACA
The Solanum stenotomum isolate F172 chromosome 12, ASM1918654v1, whole genome shotgun sequence DNA segment above includes these coding regions:
- the LOC125846321 gene encoding rust resistance kinase Lr10-like, with the protein product MNGMKFMIGLPFIILFLGYKFKRRHLSMYDAIEGFLQTQNNFMPIRYNYSHIKRMTRGFKEKLGEGGYGSVYKGKLRSGGDVAVKMLSKPKDGGQDFMNEVATIGRIHHVNVVGLVGYCVEGTKHALVYDFMPNGSLDKYISTSQEESPQLSWQRKYDTILGVARGIGYLHRGCDVRILHFDIKPHNILLDENFIPKISDFGLAKLYPTHNSIVTLTAARGTIGYVAPELISRSIGAISYKVDVYSFGMLLMEMLDLKRHEVASEENSSQYFPYYIYDKFNKGKEIVVDEEANDDEKKMARKLSLVSLWCIQTNPIQHPSMSKVVEMLEGEVEVLEVPPQPIQSQPIVHQMMGSSMTFSSDSMALLENSADNPVEVV